The Eublepharis macularius isolate TG4126 chromosome 11, MPM_Emac_v1.0, whole genome shotgun sequence genome includes a region encoding these proteins:
- the EIF1B gene encoding eukaryotic translation initiation factor 1b: MSTIQNLQSFDPFADATKGDDLLPAGTEDYIHIRIQQRNGRKTLTTVQGIADDYDKKKLVKAFKKKFACNGTVIEHPEYGEVIQLQGDQRKNICQFLLEVGIVKEEQLKVHGF, translated from the exons ATGTCCACTATCCAGAACCTCCAATCCTTCG ACCCCTTTGCTGATGCAACTAAGGGTGACGACTTACTCCCGGCAGGGACTGAAGACTACATCCATATAAGGATCCAACAACGAAACGGGAGAAAAACACTAACTACTGTTCAGGGGATTGCAGATGACTATGACAAAAAGAAACTTGTGAAAGCGTTCAAAAAG AAATTTGCCTGTAATGGTACTGTGATTGAGCATCCTGAATACGGGGAAGTGATCCAGCTGCAAGGTGACCAGAGAAAGAACATTTGCCAGTTCCTTCTGGAG gttggcATTGTTAAGGAAGAGCAGCTGAAGGTTCACGGCTTCTAA